From the genome of Proteus vulgaris, one region includes:
- the feoA gene encoding ferrous iron transporter A — protein sequence MSLIPNHSYKILSYSPQISPAYRQKLLSLGMLPGAVFNVIRIAPLGDPIQIETHRVSLILRKKDLALINLSEVVHNEK from the coding sequence ATGTCACTGATCCCAAATCACAGTTATAAAATCTTGAGCTACTCACCTCAGATTAGCCCTGCATACAGGCAAAAATTATTATCTTTAGGTATGTTGCCTGGCGCTGTGTTTAACGTTATTCGTATCGCACCACTGGGTGATCCTATTCAAATAGAAACGCACCGAGTATCCCTCATTTTGAGAAAAAAAGATCTCGCACTTATCAACCTTAGCGAAGTGGTTCATAACGAAAAATAA